The Streptomyces sp. Alt3 genome has a segment encoding these proteins:
- a CDS encoding flavodoxin family protein encodes MTARSFLFLLGSSRADGNTETLARLAAEQLPAGAEQRWLDLRDLPLPDYEDRRHSDGHPAPDGHATTLLEATLAATDVVIASPLYWYAVSTPTKRYLDHWTGWLETPGTDFQRRMAGKTLWGVTALADEDPAVAEPLAGTLRNSARYLGMRWGGVLLGNGSKPGDVLSDTGATARAKDFFS; translated from the coding sequence GTTCCTGCTCGGCAGCAGCCGCGCCGACGGCAACACCGAGACGCTGGCCCGGCTGGCGGCCGAGCAGCTTCCGGCCGGCGCTGAACAGCGCTGGCTGGACCTGCGGGACCTCCCGCTGCCCGACTACGAGGACCGGCGGCACTCGGACGGCCACCCGGCCCCCGACGGCCACGCCACGACCCTCCTGGAGGCCACGCTCGCCGCCACCGACGTGGTCATCGCGTCGCCGCTGTACTGGTACGCGGTCTCCACCCCCACCAAGCGCTACCTGGACCACTGGACAGGATGGCTGGAGACCCCCGGGACCGACTTCCAGCGGCGGATGGCGGGGAAGACCCTGTGGGGGGTCACCGCCCTGGCGGACGAGGACCCCGCGGTCGCCGAACCCCTTGCCGGGACCCTGCGGAATTCGGCGCGCTACCTCGGGATGCGATGGGGCGGGGTGCTGCTGGGCAACGGCAGCAAGCCCGGCGACGTACTGTCCGACACCGGGGCCACGGCCCGGGCGAAGGACTTCTTCAGCTGA